AGGCGCTGACCGATATCGCGATGCGCGGAACCCGGTTCTGGCGCAATTTTTATTCCGTATTCCAGAAAAAGACCGGCATCATGTCGCCGGGCCTGAAGGGCAAAGGGGTGAACATCGACAATTACGCGACCTACTTCTACTTCGCGCGTGGCTGGCCGCTGTCTATGCGCGATGGCGAGTGGTCGCCCGTTCATTGCTACGGCATGGTAGGTGTCGGACGCGGCTATTCTCCTGACACCGGGTCGGGCGCGGAACTCTACACGGTGATTGGCCATGCGCCTCGACATCTCGACCGGAACATTGCCCTGGTTGGCAGGGTCGTCGAAGGGATCGAGCATCTCTCCAGCCTGCCGCGCGGCGAAGGGGCGCTGGGGTTCTACGAAGATGCAAGGAAGCGCGTTCCGATCGAGAGCATTCGCGTGGCGAGCGACTTGCCTGCCGCCGAACAGCCCCGCTTCGAGTACCTTTCCACCGAACGCGAGACCTTCGCCCGTTATGCCGAGGCTCGGGTTAACCGGCGCGATCCCTTCTTCATCGAGCCTGCGGGCGGCGCGGATATCTGCAACATCCCCGTACCTGTCAGGCGGATCATCGCCGAGTGACGATCAGACCAGCCCGCCGCGAGGACGCAGAAGCCATCGCTGCTCTGCATGCCGCGAACTGGCGGCAGGGATATGCGGGTAATTTGCCCGGCGACTATCTCGCGAACGAGGTGGAGGCCGACCGCCTCACGGGCTGGCAAGACCGGCTCTCCACGTCCGACGACGGGCGCGAAACACTGGTCTCGCTGGACGCGGCTGGGGCATTGGCGGGGTTTGCCTGTGTCTATCACGGCCACGACCCGGTCCACGGCGCCTTCCTCGACAACCTCCACGCGAGCGCTGCACATCGCGGCCAGGGGCACGGACTTGCCCTGTTCCGGGAGATAACAAGGCTGGTCGCCGCGCGCGATCCTGATAGCGGACTGTATCTGTGGGTGTTCGAGAAAAACGAGGACGCCCGCGCATTCTACCGCAAACTCGGCGCGAGAGAAATCGAACGGACCGACACCCAATGGGCCCTCGCAATGGGAGAATGGCGCCTGCGCTGTCGCTGGACAGCCGAGGAACTGAACGCCGTGGCAGCAGGCTAGAGGCTCTGCATCAACTCGATGCGATTGCCGAAAGGGTTGTGCGCGAAGCGGCGCATGTCGCCCCCTACCCCCTGTCGGCCTGCGCCACAGCGTCGCTGGCCCTGAGCGCGCTCAATATGCGGGTGAGGTGCGCCAGGTCCTGGACCTCAAGCTCGATCTCATAGCTGGTGAAAGGATGGTCCAGCTGGGTCTGTTTCAGGCTGCGGACATTGACGTGGTTCTTGGCGAAGATGCCGGCCATTTCAGCCAGCGTGCCGGTCCGGTCGTACAGCGTCACCTTAAGCCGGCCGACCGCGCCCTGGCTGCGCTTGTCCCATTGCAGGTCGAGCCAGTCGTTATCAATGCCGCTGGCCAGCGTCAGGCAGTCGATGGCATGGACCTCAACGCTCTTGTTCGGATGGCGCAGGCCCACGATGCGGTCGCCGGGGACGGGATGGCAGCAGGTGGCGAGGCGGAAGCCGACGCCCGGCGTCAGTCCGCGGATCGATATCGCCCGCTCGCGCCTGATCCAGTCGGGATCCCCGCCCTCGATCTCGGTGGTGCAGCCCGGCACCAGCGCTTCCATCACGTCGCGGTCGTCGATTTTGGCCGCGCCGACAGCGAAGTACAGATCGTCCTCGTCTTCCAGTTCCAGCCGCTTGACCGCGGCACGAATGGCTTTCTTCCCGATCTTGGCAGGCACGCGGTCGGCGATGTCGTCGAACAGCTTGTGACCCAGCGCCTCGATCTCGTCGCGTTCCTTCAGCCGCACGGCCCGGCGGATGGAGGCGCGTGCCTTGCCTGTCACGACGAAACCCAGCCACGACATCTGCGGCTCGGCATCCTTGCCCTTGATGATCTCCACCACGTCGCCATTCGCCAGCTGCGTGC
This is a stretch of genomic DNA from Erythrobacteraceae bacterium WH01K. It encodes these proteins:
- a CDS encoding peptidylprolyl isomerase, producing MKQLLAATAAFALATSATAQEEPQGAPSPNEIVAQADASDWKAIDAEDLLVMTLAPDRDGNERQVVIQLMPPPFSQGWVENIRTLARAGWYDGVSINRVQDNYVVQWGDPNVDNPEAEGDAKPLPTGLKVMDERDYVVSQRSEALTDIAMRGTRFWRNFYSVFQKKTGIMSPGLKGKGVNIDNYATYFYFARGWPLSMRDGEWSPVHCYGMVGVGRGYSPDTGSGAELYTVIGHAPRHLDRNIALVGRVVEGIEHLSSLPRGEGALGFYEDARKRVPIESIRVASDLPAAEQPRFEYLSTERETFARYAEARVNRRDPFFIEPAGGADICNIPVPVRRIIAE
- a CDS encoding GNAT family N-acetyltransferase, translated to MTIRPARREDAEAIAALHAANWRQGYAGNLPGDYLANEVEADRLTGWQDRLSTSDDGRETLVSLDAAGALAGFACVYHGHDPVHGAFLDNLHASAAHRGQGHGLALFREITRLVAARDPDSGLYLWVFEKNEDARAFYRKLGAREIERTDTQWALAMGEWRLRCRWTAEELNAVAAG